The Caloenas nicobarica isolate bCalNic1 chromosome Z, bCalNic1.hap1, whole genome shotgun sequence region cacgctggctttgcttttttgtctgTCTCACACTTCTCATGGGATCAACATGCACCCCGTTAGGATCTGATCTCACTGCCCTTTGCAAAGCAGTACATGTTACTGGAGGCTGTTCTAGGCATCTGCCAGCAGGTTGGTGGTCCCCTGGCTTCCTCTGTACCTATCTCTCCTCAGAAGGGTGAGGGTTCACCTAATTCCTTCTCCCATGCCTTGGAAATGAAACAGTTCTGATGCAATCTCCTGGCTTGCAAGGAGGTGTTTCCATCATTGCCTCTGCCCTGGATCTATTGTGGCATCGACAGTGCCCTCCCAAGTCAGTGAGGCACTCAGTGGGGGCAGCATCCCACTGTGGAGCAAGAGTTAGGGCAGGAAAAGTCTGCTGGGGCTGGCTAGCATGGCTACTACTGCTGCCAATCTAACATCTACAATTACTGCTATCAGTCACTCATTTCTTCTGAGCAAGGTGAAGTGAATCAACACCAAAGATCTGCATCCAGGAAAGGCTTTGCCTAGCAGCCCAGGATGGGAAGTTCACAGGATTTCAAGAGAAGCAGATTTGCTGACACTATGTTGCCAGTCCTTGTGGTTTTAATCATGTGTCATATacgtttttgtttgtttgttttccttttttttcccctagggCTTTTGCAGTTGCAATATGATTACTGAGTTCTCTGTTCATCTTTCCATATTGAGAAAATCCTTGCTTGTGGTAGCTGAGAACAAGAACTTCAGGGACTCAAAATACCTGTATGTAGATAAAGTGTAACACCACAGagattattttcaaagcagtgcCTTGTTTTTCATCCAGAAAATGCTTGTACCTGACAACCTCAGGGACAGAGAAAACCAGACATGACTGAAACTATGCAATAGCTCTTTAGTACATGGgctcttctccagcctcccaGGTGCAAATACAGCCCTGCCTAACTGGAGGTCTGCTTTGATGCCATGCTTCTTCTGGTCTTTGTTGTCCACTTGCAGTTGTCAAAACAGGAGGAATTGCTGAGGGAAATTTTAGCCAAAAAGTTGCTGGGCTTCAGGTACTTCATTCTTCTTGGGGAAAGGCAGCAGACCCAGGGTGCCCAGTCCCTTgtgtggggaggaggcagaaCCACGGGGCTATACCAAACTGTCTTCTTTAGGCTCCTGCATGAGGAATTTAGCTATTTAACCAGACACGTTTCTACCTTCCCTCCTTCCTGATGCATAGCCTATGAGATGCAAGAGTTGAGGCGTTGGCTGGAAAGGATATTCAGGGGTAAGGTGTGAACTGTTGTGGTACACAACCAAGTGATTAATCAAAATTTGCTTTGTGACCTTTACTGTGGTCCTTACGCACCACAATGAGAAAGTGGGAAGGGAACGAACAAAAAcctgcaagaaaaagaagtgagaCTAGAGCACTGTCAGGTTTTTTCACTGGATGCTGAAGACCCTAGATGGGATGAAAACATAAACCACAGACTGTCATAAAACAGCTCACTGATTATAATAGTTATTTTGAGACAATCTCTGTTAAATTGAGTATTGTGACTCTCCTCAGAGCCCAGGCACAAAGGCAACATCATCAGGCAACACCAACTGCTGGCACCCAGATGGTGAAGATGTCAAGAAAGACAAAAGCATGACCTTCCACTTCAGAGAGTAAGGACATGTCACATGGGATGATGGGAGGCCTCTCCCTGAAAAAGGTGGTTTACACAGGACTGTTCACACAGCCCTGTATAAAGTATGGCATATTACTTTCAGGTTCTGCTGCCTCCCCATCttggttaaagaaaaaataagtttccaGAGTGAAGGCagaaagggggaggggggagaaaatGATTCTTGACTGTGAAGCACAACATATGCTAGCGTGAAGCTGAACAGCTTTCCATGCAACATATCCTAGCCAAGCTATTAGTAACACCTGATACAGCCATGGTTCCCCATCAGCTACCTGTCAGCAACAAGCAATTGACTCAATATTATCAATTATgttcctctcccttctccttccctcccaccaaTTAAGCATCTGTTAATCATGAGAAATAATCCTTTTCTTGGAAAATGTGGGATAAACAATTAGTCTTTGTAATAAAATGGAATATTATTGTAAATAATCATTAAAGTGTCCTGAAATAAGGTGGAGCCATATCGTTACACCAGGGATTTTAAGCACTACTATTTAGCAAAACTCCTGGGGAAAGGTAAGCTGGTCAGGTCTGCCAGCTGGTTACGTCTGTCAGAAACACCAGCAGCAAGGATAGACTGTGTCAGATCAGGACTTCTCTGGTCCCATGTCTATTAAGGCCCAGACCAGCTGCCTTGAAAGCAGATACCTTTTAATTCATCTGCCCATTCCCCAGGCAGGACTAGCTGTGCAGAAACCAGTCCCCACAGATGTTAGCTTGCCTTCAGAAGCCCCAGACAATATCCTCTGCCAACTCACTTGAGCAGGTTTCTCCTAATCTAAGTCTCATTTGTTGCAATTCGAGATCATTGCTACCTCCTCCAGTCATACCTAATGCAGAGAAAAGCATCCCCTTTTAACATATTTGAAGACTCAGGACTTCCTCAGCCCACCCTATAATACCAGTCTCTCCAACATCTCCTCATAGATATATTTTTCTAGAGTTTTCAACATTCTTGTGCCTTTTATCTAGTATTAGCATAATCAAAGAGAGACAAGATATTTAGATGTCCTCATACAGGGTCATACAGTATCAATAAGAGTAGATCACACAACAAGGAATTTTCTTTAAGAGGACCCTTCTTGTTCTCCCCAACCCTGCCACACCCTTTGATTTAATCCACTCAACATAGCAGCCCTAACACTTGACAGGAAAGTACAATAGAAGTACCCGTGGCAAGATCTGAGATTACCTAGAGATGGATGAAATGTATCTTACACGGCTGCTGAAGTGACAAACATCTTACATAAGGCAATGTGGTACAGAGCAGAGGCATATAAAAAGACTTAATCCAAGCTGTAGCATAGGAAACTCAACTCTAACCTCCTGCTTGCCTCATTTTGtggtattatttattttgtaacttGGATTGGCTTCTCACTCCCTGAATTAACAAAAGATCTGGTTTACAGAAAGCACCTGTACTTATAAGAGAGTGTAATGACGCGCTGTTCACAAaggaacagcagctgcagcccgaTCTCTGCCCTAAACAGCTGCAGGTCCCTGAGCTGAGGGAATCATAGATGGAATGAAATTAGGCAGCTTCTTCCCCAGGTCAAAACCTCAGTGCCCATAACAGGGAAGAAGACAACCCACTAGGACACTACATCTAGAAGGGGCAGGGGTAATGAGATTACTGATCTGTCTCTTTGAAACAAATGCCCACATGGCTTCCAGTATTGGTGACCGATGGGCAGTTGCCTGTTTGGTTGGCAGTTGAAAGCAGAAAACCTATCTACTACAACTGCAACTATACAACAGACCTTCTGAAACAGCCACCTACTCTGGTAGCCTTGGCTGAGGAACTCTGGAGTGTTTGACTGAGCTTCCCACAGCAAGCACAGAGGAATCAGATGGAAGGACATGTGTGTACCCATCAAAATTTCAACCTGATTAAATAGCTTCTTACCAAATATGTATTTACATGTTTTTCCACAAACACTGGAACCATGTACCAAAGCAGGCGACAAAGTTCACCTCTGAGTCTAGAAGACTTGGCCCAACTTGGCACTGGACTCCCCAGCTGAGACTTGTTGGACATTCCTTAGCATTCCTGGATTGTGTTTTCCTGATGCCCAGAGGTCTTCCACAACATGGATCAGGAAAAGCACAGGACTGCAGCACAGGCCAGTCACATCCAGTTcttccctgccccaccccaACATTTGTCTTTCCTGTAAACCTACAGAGACTATTTGCGGTTTCCTTCCATTTACTTCACTTACTGGATTCTCACCCACCTGCTTTGTGCATTTGTTCTCACGGAGGACTGATACTTGAAGGTGCTAATTAATCACCTGTACTGGAATCAATCAAGACTGCAAAAGAGCTACGACCAGCTTTAGCCCAGGGAATGGAGAAAACAGGGAATAAAACAATTTCCCTCCCAGAAAGTCAATGAAATAAATCAAGAGAATCTCTTACTTTAATAGCAATTTATTATCATTAAAAGTAACAATGAGTAGGtctaaattattttgtcttaaaaatcTAGTGTAACACACAGGTCATTGCTACAGCTCTATGAAACCTATGGCAAAACTGTATCCCCAAGTCACATCATTCTGCCTCTTCCTCATAGACATCAATGGTGTGGGACACAACACAAACAGATAGCTCTGTACAGCACTTGTCATAACGATGATCATTAGGCCTCAAGATGCTGCAAGTCATTGTGTAAGAGCTATTAAATATAACTTTAGTTCTCCTCTTTGGTAATATTGCTGGAACAATCAAATATTTCACACAGTTTTTGGGGAAGCCATGAGAATAATTTCAGAactatgtttttttctccatatctCTTATTTGCTGCTAAAGcttcccctttctttcttttccccaattAGGGACACGGCTGCCCTATTCCAGCAGACAAAACCGTGGAAAAGTTTGCAGTCACTTTCCACACAGCATCATATAGTTCTTTCACATCCTGAAGCTGGTAGTCAGCTCTAGCATTTACCTTTAATATTGCTACCAGAACAACTTCGTAGGACACAGTTCAGGAATCCTACATGCTCATGCATTAATCTCCAGCTTCTTGGGAGCTTTAACATTTAAGTTAAGTGCAAGCTAAGTACCCAAGACAGCTAACTCACAGTTAGTTCGATTTGTGTAAAGGAGCAGCAGCCAAACGCTGCAGCTGCTTAAAAAAAGGCCTGAGCAAGTCATACTATTCATCAGGCTTGCAGGACCAAAAAGACTCCTCTACGAGCAAGCATACATACTAGTGAACAGGAAGGATAGTTCTAATTCTGTCAAGCATTCAATATGTTGAATTTAAGCTTACAATGTTACTAAATACTCAAAAGTAAGCAGAAGCCTCTGAATGAACCCTTTCTGGCTAGTGAAGGAAGGAACAGAACACAAGCAAACTTTATATAGCTACTCAGATGTGGCTCGTGCATGATTTCAGGTACACAAGAAGGTCTGTTCTTTAGGAATAGATCCCTTAGATGGATATTTTGGCATGAACTTCACAGTAGCATGTGGCATTGGGGAGCtcaatgaaaacaaatctgtaATAAGCAGCTTCATGTACATCTAGATCCACTCTGGATTTAAAGAGTCATGGGAAGAAGTATAAGCACATTCATAGGATAAACATATGGAGGAGGTACTAGATCAACAGATTCTATGAACAGACTTCAGTTGTTCTACAACAGCAATTCACACTCTTCTCTAAGCAGATCCACAAGCTAAACTCCAGGAGAAAAGAGGGTGACAAATTTactcattaaaaatacttttttttggaGTTTGCTCTCTACTGGatctcttgggaaaaaaaaatccaaacaaaatcaaaacaatgcTTATAGCAAAACTGCAAAATCTTGTCTTAATTAACATCCTAAACTACTGTCTTTCTTTGTAAATTTACCTAACAGTTTATGAATATCCCACACTTACTCCATAATACCTTAACTTTTAACTGAGGTAGCCACTAAACCATCACTATACATTAGTGATGccaacacaaaggaaaaagctcAACTAAGCTGCTCAAGAACCAAtagcattttcttcaaaaaatgtcattttctgtcttgctctcctccttcccctcgtTTCACTTCTTGTTTCTCCTCTTGCCCATCAttaacaaacaaggaaaaacaaggaaaaatttaGCTTTCCAGTTCATTTGTAAAATATCtttggattttcaaaagcaaattttctAATGAAGAATCAGtgaatttacttttaaatgaaTGTCATTTAAAACACTGAAGGACAATCTCCTACTGCAACCACTGACATGTCAGGTGCCAGTTTTATCATCTCCCTGCATAAGCTTAGAAAAGACACCTGCAGGGGCAAAACAAATAGAAGTTGTGGAAAGGTCCCTTTCATTGTAAGCCTCATCCCATATATGTAAACATGCAAAGAATCACCTGTCTAATCACTGTCATTCAAGTACTCAGGAAGTTAAAACGAAATGGCAATTATAATTCCTCTGGCTAAAAAGTACATAGATCTGTCATACCCTTGACCTTTCTAATGAGGttaatttcttaaaatgaaaatattttcaaattacttcTATAGCTATGATAGCCCATTTTGAActcaacataaaaaaaaaaaaatcaactttaaGGTTAATTAATACCCTGGTATTTTCGAAAacatttccagcattttttgtGGTCCCctgtaacaattttttttcaaggtaaTTCAGAACCCACATccaaatcaaccaaccaaacaacaataaaaccccAAAGGAAAATCAAATATCCCAATATCTAAGTTGTTTAATGCCTATATTGCAGTATGTACATTCAGGTAAAGTTCTGCAGTGCAAACATCCAGTACTGACTTCTTTTCTTCAAACACTGTCTAAAAGTCAAGGGTTCTCTCCATTAGCTAAATGCCTTAATGCAACCAAAGGAATGCAAACTCTCACTTCAGACACATTCCATTGACCCAAACCAGCATAAAACGCCTGCTTCCAAGATATGTACCTACCAAATAAACAAGCATGAAGAGGAAAACCATGCTCCTGTTTAAAAATAGAGCACTAACCAGTCTGGTGTACATAATACTGGTTTCTCTATCTAGATCAGATACTGTGTGTATATTcccaaatattaaaataaaattgtacaAATTGCACGCAACTGTACTAAGTGCAGTTCAAGCAATACTGAggtgttctccttttttttttgtgaagcatGTGGACAACAGCAAACTGCAGAGTGATAATTGTAACAGTCCCTGGTTTTCTTCCACAGAGGCACACAAtgctacttttattttaaaaaactctaGCACACAACAGAGACATTAAACAATTTAGCTGTGATAACTGTATTGTGAagaatttctgaatttcattatACATGTCTAGATTacccaaaagcattttttgctaGAAGTCCTTTACTAAAATTCCTTTTTCACaaaccatgcacaaaaaaagtgttttctgttttgatcaCATCAGTTGTTTACCAGCTGGAAGCAGATGAAGTTTGTTTATTACACTATAAAAATAACCTCATCTATATGAAGCATATGTAATACACAAATTAAAGATTCCAGTTAAGCATCACCACATACTAACCCTTCATATTTATATAAGATGACCAGCTATGAAATTGTAACTACTGAAACTGTACACAGGTGCCTTGCTATATCATACTTATGTTAGAGTACTCTTTTTAAACATTCCACAGCCACCTCTGCATTTGGACTGTTTTTGTCTATTTCATCTATTCAGTCGCTGTGTCACTACTTCTCGGTACATGATAGAGATATAtatcagcagaagaaaaatgacaaagaaatcaTCTAAGAAACCCAGAATTCCAAAGAGGgcttcaggaagaaaatccaGAGGTGATGCCAGGTAGAGCAAGGCTCCAAGCAAGCAGAGGAATATTCTGATGCGAAACATCCAGAAGAGGCCCCCAACAGAAAACATCTCCCTGAAAGCATGACGTAATAAAGTGGGCAGATCCATAATTCTTTCCATAATCTAcgaagaaagaaaccaaaagttaatattttgctttaccAACTGGCCCAAGCCGAATGGGTCTTTCTTTTAGTCTGAAGTTTCTATTACTACATTACAGCTTTGGAATCTATTAGTTTataagaattaaaacaaaaaccagtaaGACAAGACTTCGTGGACTTAGTTTTCCTGGGTAAAATGTCAGATTTAGAGTATATATGCTTTCAAGAAGCAGCTAAACTTTGTGATTCTATACCATAAAACATACATTTAACTCACAACAAAATACATTGGCATCTGTTAATatcaagaaggaaaagcagtcaTCACTACAGTAAAACAAATGACTGAGACAGTGAGAAACAGCAAACAGGTTAACTGGACTGAAATATGGATCAGAATGGAAGACAACTAGGgactgcaaggaaaaaaaaaaaaataggcaaagtAGAAGAGGATGCAGTTCTTCAGAAACACAACACCCTCTCCCCTGGCATAAAACCAGTGATTCATACAAGTTTCCAAAGAATGGATCAAGCTTCAACTAAAGAACCTTTAAATGAACCTGTCCCTGGTTCCCTTCTATTTTTCTACTATGATTCTGTCATCTTACTGAGGGACTGCTCAGTAGAAAATActcatgtttttcttgtgaTGTGTAGAGAGGGtgaactttgcatttttttttaatactggtTCCTTTTCTACTGTACACAGTTTTTAGACAGAGCCATGATGTTAAAATGAGTTATTGTCAAGGTTGAAAAAGTTCTCTAGAAAGGAATTTTGTATGTGGTTAAGGCAATATGCCATGCATAAATCTAAGACAATTTATCTTGTCCTATTAGGGCTTTAATGCAGAATTCTGGCATGACCTCAGACAGGTCATCAGGGACTAGACACAGAGCCCACAGAGAGGTCTTGAAAGAGAGCCTGAAAGGTGGTTTCAGTTTATTCTGGATCAAAAGCATAACTGAacatgaaaacaacagaaacaaaaaaaaaaaacccacaacaccacCATCTCATACCTTTTTTGTCCATTTGGACAGTAAATTTTTCTTGCTAATGTTTTGTTACTAAATCCAAATCCAATGAACAGATGAAGTAGGGAAGTTACTAGTATGCATGTGCCTGCATTTCACCTTGCAAATCAGAACATGCACACAGAAGACAGGCTCACAAGTCTGACTTTCTAAAGTTCATAGAACTTCAACCATCTCTCTTTAGCTATTTATATAAAACCAATCATGTCGTCTTCACTCAGAGAGCAGAATAAAGATTGCCATATAAtataggagagaaaaaaaaaagggagacagCATATAGCttgaaatcagaggaaaaatggCACAGAATAGAACTTCACATTCTTCTTATCAATGTAAAGAGATTAATCAAGTGACTATTCTTCCTTAGAGGTCATGtatgtaattaaatatttttactaattATTAATCCTTTCAAATTAATgattcataattttaaaagaccttAAATTAGGAATAGGGAACTCAAGTCTTATTAGCAGTTCTCACTCACAACAAAAATGCAGATTTCCATGTTTCCacaaattacaaataaatattttcaaggttGTGGGTTTGCCCTAACTATATAAACATGGATTTCCTAATGAAAAGTGGCAAAGTCCCTAAGCATCATAAAGAGAAAATCCATACcccagggaaaaacaaaaaaacccaacacaacaaagaaacaaacaaaaccagcctccCCTAAAATCTGTGACTTTCATCCAAATTTGTCCAAAACTTACAGATCTGGGCTGTCCTGAGAATCTCCGATTGTAATCATTGACATCTTGTAATACTTGTGTTGCATCCTGCTGATCTTCACCAAAGAGTGGTAAAAACAATGTTACCTAGGCACAGCAGGGAGTCTTTGTTACATGTGCAAGTGTCTTTTAAATGCAGGCATTGTTAACTATAAATTAAAAGTTTAACAGTTAACTTCAGTTAAGTACATAGAgcaaacttttatttaaaaatatagtagcgaaataaaatgaaaactactAACATGGATTCTGCTGCTAAGTTTTAATAAATTCATGGCTTACAATTCTTTAcagaatattaattttaaaaagattgtTAAAAACAAGCATAAGAACCCTCCTTCTAAGAGAAGTTTACAGGAAATTTTTTCTAAACACgcattctttttccttctttagaaTGGCCTTGCATTTCAgcaaacaagcagcaaaacTCACACTTTTCCATATGGACATTCATACCACaaccaaggaaaataaaacagagtaataagttaacagaaaaatatattaatcttGAGCTCTTTTGTAAGCACAGAGAATTCTGCAACGTTATTGCGTTAATTTTCAtgcaaacacagaatcacagaatgttagggaatggaagggatctcaaaagatcatctagttcaatccccctgccagagcaggaacacctagatgaggttacacgggaaggtgtccaggcaggttttgaatgtctccagagaaggagactccacaacctccctgggcagcctgttccagtgctctgtcaccctcactgtgaagaagtttcttctcatatttaagtggaacctcctgtgttccagtttgtacccattgccccttgtcctatcattggttgtcaccgagaagagcctggctccatcctcctgacactaACACTAACACAGAGTAAGGTCACATTCACatatattttatgttatttttctgtataggAGTCTCCGAAAACTTAAGACTTCTATTTGGAAGCTATATCCAGGAATAAGAGACAGATTATCAtaggaaatacaaaatgcatAGCACTTTAAATTATTACAATCTTCAAAAGCTCCTTCTATATCTGGGCACTAAATATATATCTTATATCTGTGCAGTAGTCATGTCTAGCAAATGACAGCATATCTACATTCaactcccagccctgccacgAACCTTCTGTACAACTCAAGTTGTTTATGCACACATACTTCCATCCCCCATTTGTAAATCAGACCTCACTTTTCTTACTTTACAGGATGAGAGTAAATGCATAATCATGCAAGCATCTTccttatctttattttttgagtCTCTCTCCTCACTGGCTACTCTCTAAAGCTATTCATTCTTCCTCTAGTCATACCAATTTGTCTTTCCTTCATCTGTGTTCTTACAGTCTTTTGTCCTGCTGATACACACAATCAAAGCAGGATATAATGTATGGCCCAGAGCATGAAGTATGTTACGTTACTCATCAGAAGTTACTAGCTCTGTGGTTTGTGCgttgttaaaatgaaaatgttcttttgttCAAACACACACTATAAGACTCAGAGATCTTAAGCGTTAATGAGTTGCAGGGACATATTTCAAACTGACAATGTAAGTAAGTTGTGTAGGAAGTAAGTTAATACTTGCTCTACAAAGCTCATGCATACAAACTAAAAATagggacaaaaaaagaaattgacaTAGATAGGGTTTTTTgccagggagagaaggaaaggagagagtaCGTCTCAGAAACCAGTAGTATACTGCCTACCGGCAGCCTTCCACAAGAGCCAGGACCTTCAGATGCAAGTTCTGTTAAAGAAGTTATAATAGATAACATCCTGAACAGCAAGCATGGAAGAATA contains the following coding sequences:
- the RNF170 gene encoding E3 ubiquitin-protein ligase RNF170 isoform X4 encodes the protein MSCPVCLQQATFPIETNCGHLFCGSCIIAYWRYGSWLGAIRCPICRQTVTLFLPLFGEDQQDATQVLQDVNDYNRRFSGQPRSIMERIMDLPTLLRHAFREMFSVGGLFWMFRIRIFLCLLGALLYLASPLDFLPEALFGILGFLDDFFVIFLLLIYISIMYREVVTQRLNR
- the RNF170 gene encoding E3 ubiquitin-protein ligase RNF170 isoform X3, which produces MEACLLYRGILEIYQDASAGDRHRFYTDMSCPVCLQQATFPIETNCGHLFCGSCIIAYWRYGSWLGAIRCPICRQTVTLFLPLFGEDQQDATQVLQDVNDYNRRFSGQPRSIMERIMDLPTLLRHAFREMFSVGGLFWMFRIRIFLCLLGALLYLASPLDFLPEALFGILGFLDDFFVIFLLLIYISIMYREVVTQRLNR
- the RNF170 gene encoding E3 ubiquitin-protein ligase RNF170 isoform X2 yields the protein MEACLLYRGILEIYQQDASAGDRHRFYTDMSCPVCLQQATFPIETNCGHLFCGSCIIAYWRYGSWLGAIRCPICRQTVTLFLPLFGEDQQDATQVLQDVNDYNRRFSGQPRSIMERIMDLPTLLRHAFREMFSVGGLFWMFRIRIFLCLLGALLYLASPLDFLPEALFGILGFLDDFFVIFLLLIYISIMYREVVTQRLNR